The segment ACCATTACCGGCAAAACAAGAACATGCTCATTTCTTACAACAAGAATAAGCTGGGTTTCTTTTAGGCCGTAAACCAAGTAAACATAGCTTCCCGATATGCCCCGTGCGTGTCGGGAAGTTTATCTTTTTCGCTGACATCATTCCTTTTTCCATGCCGCACCCAAGAATAGCTATTACCGAAGCCGCCAAAGACCTGATTGACACAATCAGAGCAGACCACGGCGAGCTTATGTTTCACCAAAGCGGCGGCTGTTGCGATGGCTCTACGCCCATGTGCTTTCAAAAGGGAGAATTCAAAACAGGCCCTTCAGATGTGCGGCTGGGTGAAATCTATGGCTGTGAATTTTTTATGAG is part of the Cryomorphaceae bacterium genome and harbors:
- a CDS encoding DUF779 domain-containing protein — protein: MPHPRIAITEAAKDLIDTIRADHGELMFHQSGGCCDGSTPMCFQKGEFKTGPSDVRLGEIYGCEFFMSASQFEYWKHTHLTLDCTEGRGSSFSLDIPYGKRFLIKSRLFSKEEAADLQPV